In the Leptospira limi genome, one interval contains:
- a CDS encoding RNA polymerase sigma factor, with the protein MSDEIRSLIDNCLLGKREAWQTLIQKFHRLIIGTCAHYVPREEVVDTSQLVYLKLTENDYQLLRKFKGESLPAFIIYLNEIAKNISMSQTRSIRRTEYREGISLDLSIDILDERLTQEDVYFEWEEKKEFYDLIESLDEPHKEILILRLKGYKFKEIAEILEVPIGTVLARANRAKEKIKKLQTKEIKP; encoded by the coding sequence ATGAGTGATGAGATACGGAGTTTAATCGATAATTGTTTACTCGGGAAAAGAGAGGCATGGCAAACACTCATCCAAAAATTCCATCGCCTAATCATCGGAACTTGTGCACATTACGTACCAAGAGAAGAAGTGGTAGATACTTCGCAACTTGTGTATTTAAAACTCACCGAAAATGACTACCAATTATTGCGTAAGTTCAAGGGAGAAAGTTTACCCGCCTTTATTATCTATTTAAACGAAATTGCCAAAAACATCAGTATGTCCCAAACACGGAGCATTCGCCGAACCGAATACAGAGAAGGGATTTCTCTCGATTTGAGCATTGATATTCTGGATGAAAGGTTAACCCAAGAGGATGTTTATTTCGAATGGGAAGAAAAAAAGGAGTTTTACGATCTCATTGAATCATTAGATGAACCCCATAAGGAAATCCTCATCTTACGACTGAAAGGGTATAAATTCAAAGAAATTGCTGAAATTTTAGAAGTTCCTATCGGAACAGTACTAGCTAGAGCCAATCGCGCCAAAGAAAAGATAAAAAAATTACAAACCAAGGAAATAAAGCCGTAA